AAAAAGATATTGGGAATTAATTCCcaataaataagaaataattgAGCGTGAGAGCCAAATGAATCGAAAGGTTCATGTTTGGTTCGGGAAGGGATCatggaatttttgaaataaaaaaaaaatgaatggaaAGATAATCTACTTTCATTAAGTGATTTATTAGATAATCGAAAAGAGAGGATCTTGAATACTATTCGAAATTCAGAAGAACTACGCGGGGGGGCTATTGAACGGCTGGAAAAGGCCCGGGCCCGCTTACGGAAAGTAGAAATGGAGGCGGATCAGTTTCGAGTGAATGGATACTCTGAGATAGAACGAGAAAAATtgaatttgattaattcaacttatAAGATTTTGGAACAattagaaaattacaaaaatgaaACCATTTATTTTGAACAACAAAGAGCGATTAATCAAGTCCGACAACGGGTTTTCCAACAAGCTTTACAAGGAGCTCTAGGAACTCTGAATAGTTCTTTAAACAACGAGTTACATTTACGCACCATTAGCGCTAATATTGGCTTGTTTGGGGTGATGAAAGAAATAACTGATTAGCCCTTTTTTTTACCTTTTACTTTATTGTAGATTGTAGGCATTATTTTTTTTCTTCcaaaaaataattaggaaatACTCATGGTAACTATTAGAGCCGACGAAATTAGTAATATTATCCGTGAACGTATTGAGCAATATAATAGAGAAGTAAAGATTGTAAATACTGGTACCGTCCTTCAAGTGGGCGACGGCATTGCTCGTATTCATGGTCTTGATGAAGTAATGGCAGGTGAATTAGTAGAATTTGAAGAGGGTACCATAGGCATTGCCCTCAATTTGGAATCAAATAATGTTGGTGTTGTATTAATGGGTGACGGTTTGATGATACAAGAGGGAAGTTCTGTAAAAGCAACAGGAAAAATTGCTCAGATACCAGTGAGTGAGGCTTATTTGGGTCGTGTTATAAATGCCTGGCTAAGCCTATTGACGGTCGGGGTGAAATTTCAGCTTCTGAATCTCGGTTAATTGAATCTCCTGCCCCAGGTATTATTTCGAGACGTTCCGTTTATGAGCCTCTTCAAACAGGACTTATTGCTATTGATTCGATGATCCCTATAGGACGTGGTCAGCGAGAATTAATTATTGGGGATAGACAGACCGGTAAAACAGCAGTAGCCACGGATACGATTCTCAATCAGCAAGGGCAAAATGTAATATGTGTTTATGTAGCTATTGGTCAAAAAGCATCTTCTGTGGCTCAGGTAGTGACCACTTTCCAAGAAAGGGGAGCGATGGAGTACACCATTGTGGTAGCCGAAACGGCGGATTCCCCAGCTACATTACAATACCTCGCTCCTTATACAGGAGCTGCTTTGGCTGAATATTTTATGTATCGTGAACGACACACCTTAATCATTTATGATGATCTTTCCAAGCAAGCACAGGCTTATCGCCAAATGTCTCTTCTATTACGAAGACCGCCGGGTCGTGAAGCTTATCCAGGAGATGTTTTTTATTTGCATTCGCGCCTTTTAGAAAGAGCCGCTAAATCAAGTTCTCAGTTAGGTGAAGGAAGTATGACTGCTTTACCAATAGTTGAGACCCAGTCGGGAGACGTTTCGGCGTATATTCCTACTAATGTGATTTCCATTACAGATGGACAAATATTCTTATCCGCCGATCTATTCAATGCTGGAATCAGACCTGCTATTAATGTGGGGATTTCCGTCTCCAGAGTAGGATCGGCGGCTCAAATTAAAGCTATGAAACAAGTCGCTGGTAAATCAAAATTGGAATTGGCCCAATTCGCCGAATTAGAAGCCTTTGCACAATTTGCTTCTGATCTCGATAAAGCTACTCAGAATCAATTGGCACGAGGTCAACGATTACGTGAGTTGCTTAAACAATCCCAATCAGCTCCTCTTACGGTGGCAGAACAGATAAGTACTATTTATACCGGAACGAATGGTTATCTTGATTCATTAGAAATTGGACAAGTAAGGAAATTTCTCGTTGAGTTACGTACTTACTTAAAAACGAATAAACCTCAGTTCCAAGAAATCATATCTTCTACCAAGACATTCACTGAGGAAGCGGAAACGCTTTTGAAAGACGCTATTCAGGACCAAATGGAACGTTTTCGACTTCAGGAACAATTATAAATAGAAAATTCTAACTTAATGGAATATAGAGAAATCGATTCAAAATTGCGTCCAATAGGATTTGAACCTATACCAAAGGTTTAGAAGACCTCTGTCCTATCCATTAGACAATGGACGCTTTTCATTACGATTTTTTGACATTTTGACTTTTTTTCTCTTGTTcggttttttcttttctcttggtTGGAAAAACTAAAGAACATGTGAAAAATTGTATTGTTAGGAATTGCGGatttattaattcaattcaatgatGCTAATGCATCgttgaattgaattaataaatATTCAAATAGATAGAATAGATAGAATTCGAATATCGAGCGGGTAGCGGGAATCGAACCCGCATCGTTAGCTTGGAAGGCTAGGGGTTATAGTCGACGTTGATTCATTATTTTTAGCGTCTCTAATTCAAAACCGAACATGAAATTTTGGTTTCATTCGGCTCCTTTATGGAAGAtggataaataaaaaaaaagaaataaataaaatagaatataaATAAGATAAAGATAAGGCAGGAACGAAATGAAATAAGAATTTGGCCCATAACATCTATGTTAGCTTTTCTGTCTGAATGCATTCAAAACAATTCGCTTTCTAGATGATCCTTCTAGAAGAATGGGATTAGAATAGAACAATTTTTCTAGTTACTTCGTTCTCTATTTCTATTTGAGAAAATCCTTAGGAAAAGCATTTTGTTTCCGCCGAGCTAAAACAAGATGTAAATGTCTCTAGTAAACCAAAGTTATCGTTTAATAGCTATTTTGCTTCAATCTATCCCATCAAAAAAATTGAAGATTTAGTTACGATTAGAAATACACTTTTCTATCTTTATCCATGGATCTTTTCCTCATACTTATTCAATTGGAAGTATTGAtccaattgaaaaaaaaatttatgtttcGTAATTTCATAatccaatttttcaatttttagttagaatataattttaaaattatatttaattggcCCTTGGATCCAAATCACGAGAATGTATATTCTTCCTCAAATCTTTCGTTGAGAGGTAAAGTTAAATCCTTTTAAGAAATAAAGTTTTTGCTCGGAATATGAATCAAACCGAGGGACCCCTTAACTCTTAGGGGGATTAATAGAACGAATCACACTTTTACCACTAAACTATACCCGCTACAATGCGATTATTGTATTTATTGTATATTTATTGTATATAAATATAAAGGGACCCTTTGTCAAACAGGGGAATTGGGCGTAATCAAGATAGGATTACAAGATAGGAGCctaaaaaatcctgaaaattaggGCCTTGCCACCTTTTGTCAGAAGACTTGTGTTATAGGATTTTGATAGACAGGATTCGACAAAAGGACTTAGTCAtaacataaataacataaaaatggaTTGTGCAAAATCcatagtttttttattatttattctagttattctagtaaaataaaaataaatggaaataaaagaaataggaagaaagaaaaagaatagaaataatattttgattctaTATCATAGGAACGGAAATAGGACTTCTTCCGCTTCTGATTGTTGATTCAATGCAATAACAAGATTTTTTTGTTACAACAAGCCAGATCGCAGAATCATAGAAAaaatgagttatt
This sequence is a window from Gossypium arboreum isolate Shixiya-1 unplaced genomic scaffold, ASM2569848v2 Contig00308, whole genome shotgun sequence. Protein-coding genes within it:
- the LOC128288862 gene encoding LOW QUALITY PROTEIN: ATP synthase subunit alpha, chloroplastic-like (The sequence of the model RefSeq protein was modified relative to this genomic sequence to represent the inferred CDS: inserted 1 base in 1 codon) produces the protein MVTIRADEISNIIRERIEQYNREVKIVNTGTVLQVGDGIARIHGLDEVMAGELVEFEEGTIGIALNLESNNVGVVLMGDGLMIQEGSSVKATGKIAQIPVSEAYLGRVINXLAKPIDGRGEISASESRLIESPAPGIISRRSVYEPLQTGLIAIDSMIPIGRGQRELIIGDRQTGKTAVATDTILNQQGQNVICVYVAIGQKASSVAQVVTTFQERGAMEYTIVVAETADSPATLQYLAPYTGAALAEYFMYRERHTLIIYDDLSKQAQAYRQMSLLLRRPPGREAYPGDVFYLHSRLLERAAKSSSQLGEGSMTALPIVETQSGDVSAYIPTNVISITDGQIFLSADLFNAGIRPAINVGISVSRVGSAAQIKAMKQVAGKSKLELAQFAELEAFAQFASDLDKATQNQLARGQRLRELLKQSQSAPLTVAEQISTIYTGTNGYLDSLEIGQVRKFLVELRTYLKTNKPQFQEIISSTKTFTEEAETLLKDAIQDQMERFRLQEQL